Genomic segment of Penaeus monodon isolate SGIC_2016 chromosome 32, NSTDA_Pmon_1, whole genome shotgun sequence:
NNNNNNNNNNNNNNNNNNNNNNNNNNNNNNNNNNNNNNNNNNNNNNNNNNNNNNNNNNNNNNNNNNNNNNNNNNNNNNNNNNNNNNNNNNNNNNNNNNNNNNNNNNNNNNNNNNNNNNNNNNNNNNNNNNNNNNNNNNNNNNNNNNNNNNNNNNNNNNNNNNNNNNNNNNNNNNNNNNNNNNNNNNNNNNNNNNNNNNNNNNNNNNNNNNNNNNNNNNNNNNNNNNNNNNNNNNNNNNNNNNNNNNNNNNNNNNNNNNNNNNNNNNNNNNNNNNNNNNNNNNNNNNNNNNNNNNNNNNNNNNNNNNCGGCGAACCCCCTGAATTACGGAGCAGTCTATCAAGGGCGAAGGTCCACATCACACCCGGAACTGTGAACTCGGTCATTCGGTCACTCGAGATCCGCCGGCAATCAGCTGAGTCGGTGATTGGGTATATAtgtcatttattcatcttttctctctttttgtttcttgtcCGTCTGTCTCTATAATTTGGTTCGNNNNNNNNNNNNNNNNNNNNNNNNNNNNNNNNNNNNNNNNNNNNNNNNNNNNNNNNNNNNNNNNNNNNNNNNNNNNNNNNNNNNNNNNNNNNaccctcttttcttccccatctcAGTCCTTCTTACTCATNNNNNNNNNNNNNNNNNNNNNNNNNNNNNNNNNNNNNNNNNNNNNNNNNNNNNNNNNNNNNNNNNNNNNNNNNNNNNNNNNNNNNNNNNNNNNNNNNNNNNNNNNNNNNNNNNNNNNNNNNNNNNNNNNNNNNNNNNNNNNNNNNNNNTCCTCTACATCTACCATGAACGTATTCCTAGAATGACAAACTATAAGGCCCATTTTGACGTCACTAGTATATATTCCAGGATATTCACAGACACATAAACTCCTACACGGGGAGATGATTTGNNNNNNNNNNNNNNNNNNNNNNNNNNNNNNNNNNNNNNNNNNNNNNNNNNNNNNNNNNNNNNNNNNNNNNNNNNNNNNNNNNNNNNNNNNNNNNNNNNNNNNNNNNNNNNNNNNNNNNNNNNNNNNNNNNNNNNNNNNNNNNNNNNNNNNNNNNNNNNNNNNNNNNNNNNNNNNNNNNNNNNNNNNNNNNNNNNNNNNNNNNNNNNNNNNNNNNNNNNNNNNNNNNNNNNNNNNNNNNNNNNNNNNNNNNNNNNNNNNNNNNNNNNNNNNNNNNNNNNNNNNNNNNNNNNNNNNNNNNNNNNNNNNNNNNNNNNNNNNNNNNNNNNNNNNNNNNNNNNNNNNNNNNNNNNNNNNNNNNNNNNNNNNNNNNNNNNNNNNNNNNNNNNNNNNNNNNNNNNNNNNNNNNNNNNNNNNNNNNNNNNNNNNNNNNNNNNNNNNNNNNNNNNNNNNNNNNNNNNNNNNNNNNNNNNNNNNNNNNNNNNNNNNNNNNNNNNNNNNNNNNNNNNNNNNNNNNNNNNNNNNNNNNNNNNNNNNNNNNNNNNNNNNNNNNNNNNNNNNNNNNNNNNNNNNNNNNNNNNNNNNNNNNNNNNNNNNNNNNNNNNNNNNNNNNNNNNNNNNNNNNNNNNNNNNNNNNNNNNNNNNNNNNNNNNNNNNNNNNNNNNNNNNNNNNNNNNNNNNNNNNNNNNNNNNNNNNNNNNNNNNNNNNNNNNNNNNNNNNNNNNNNNNNNNNNNNNNNNNNNNNNNNNNNNNNNNNNNNNNNNNNNNNNNNNNNNNNNNNNNNNNNNNNNNNNNNNNNNNNNNNNNNNNNNNNNNNNNNNNNNNNNNNNNNNNNNNNNNNNNNNNNNNNNNNNNNNNNNNNNNNNNNNNNNNNNNNNNNNNNNNNNNNNNNNNNNNNNNNNNNNNNNNNNNNNNNNNNNNNNNNNNNNNNNNNNNNNNNNNNNNNNNNNNNNNNNNNNNNNNNNNNNNNNNNNNNNNNNNNNNNNNNNNNNNNNNNNNNNNNNNNNNNNNNNNNNNNNNNNNNNNNNNNNNNNNNNNNNNNNNNNNNNNNNNNNNNNNNNNNNNNNNNNNNNNNNNNNNNNNNNNNNNNNNNNNNNNNNNNNNNNNNNNNNNNNNNNNNNNNNNNNNNNNNNNNNNNNNNNNNNNNNNNNNNNNNNNNNNNNNNNNNNNNNNNNNNNNNNNNNNNNNNNNNNNNNNNNNNNNNNNNNNNNNNNNNNNNNNNNNNNNNNNNNNNNNNNNNNNNNNNNNNNNNNNNNNNNNNNNNNNNNNNNNNNNNNNNNNNNNNNNNNNNNNNNNNNNNNNNNNNNNNNNNNNNNNNNNNNNNNNNNNNNNNNNNNNNNNNNNNNNNNNNNNNNNNNNNNNNNNNNNNNNNNNNNNNNNNNNNNNNNNNNNNNNNNNNNNNNNNNNNNNNNNNNNNNNNNNNNNNNNNNNNNtttatctatttattcatttactcactCTCTTGCTTGTTTAATTATCTCTCTATAGTTGTTGAACTTTAGATTTCaggacttttttttatcattattattacttttctgagGTAAGTAGGTCAAGGAATGTCGTATAGTCTGAGGTGTNNNNNNNNNNNNNNNNNNNNNNNNNNNNNNNNNNNNNNNNNNNNNNNNNNNNNNNNNNNNNNNNNNNNNNNNNNNNNNNNNNNNNNNNNNNNNNNNNNNNNNNNNNNNNNNNNNNNNNNNNNNNNNNNNNNNNNNNNNNNNNNNNNNNNNNNNNNNNNNNNNNNNNNNNNNNNNNNNNNNNNNNNNNNNNNNNNNNNNNNNNNNNNNNNNNNNNNNNNNNNNNNNNNNNNNNNNNNNNNNNNNNNNNNNNNNNNNNNNNNNNNNNNNNNNNNNNNNNNNNNNNNNNNNNNNNNNNNNNNNNNNNNNNNNNNNNNNNNNNNNNNNNNNNNNNNNNNNNNNNNNNNNNNNNNNNNNNNNNNNNNNNNNNNNNNNNNNNNNNNNNNNNNNNNNNNNNNNNNNNNNNNNNNNNNNNNNNNNNNNNNNNNNNNNNNNNNNNNNNNNNNNNNNNNNNNNNNNNNNNNNNNNNNNNNNNNNNNNNNNNNNAGTCGCACGAGCTGGCACCGATGCCTCAGTACCTCGTGAGTACTCAGTGGCATTCGGGTGACGCACCGCGCTGTTCCTCTCGACATTGCAGGCAGTGCAAAAAATACCAGTCCTGGGAATGTCCCCCTGGCACTTACTAATCGGTGATCACGAGGGTTACTGTTTTCCTGACGCGATCTCCGGACGCCGCGNNNNNNNNNNNNNNNNNNNNGAGTTCTTAGAGTATCCGCGCATTCCTGGGTTTACGTGAAGTGCGGTGCGGGGANNNNNNNNNNNNNNNNNNNNNNNNNNNNNNNNNNNNNNNNNNNNATGCGTTTAAGGAAATGTTCGATAAGAGGTTGTGAGGTTGAATGTTTTAATTCTAGAGATAGTGTTAAGAAGCAAGGTCTTTGCAAAAGAGAATTATCTTTTACCGTTGTGTTAGGTTGtatcacatacatattttaagcAATCTGATTTACTATTTACGCgcttatagatatattttgtttcctttatcaTCTTCGTGATCGAAAGCGAATTTGGTTCAGATATTTATTCGCGTTTTTAGCTGATAAACGATCCATCAGGAAAGGTCACTGATTAGTAAAAGGCGGACGGCCCGGGCGATTAGCCTTTGAATGGCAAAAATACACTTTGCTTTATGCACGCTTCCGTCTCCCATGATCGTCCTatcttcgttctcttcttctgCTGATTTATCTACNNNNNNNNNNNNNNNNNNNNNNNNNNNNNNNNNNNNNNNNNNNNNNNNNNNNNNNNNNNNNNNNNNNNNNNNNNNNNNNNNNNNNNNNNNNNNNNNNNNTTAACTCACCCTCTAatgtctttctcatttcttcatatccccctcctcttcctttgttgTCACGTAAAATGTAATTATTTGAGTAATCTGTCTATTTTTCGCCGTCAACAAGATACAGTTCATCATCAAACAAAAAGGTAAACTCCCAGGTGCATATCGTGACTAATATTCAcatccccccccgaaaaaaagaaatcttgatatacgtttagtttttttttataNNNNNNNNNNNNNNNNNNNNNNNNNNNNNNNNNNNTGATTTGTTATGGATAAGAGAATGCATCTAATAAAATCTGTATTTTTCGGTGACTAAAATAGCTCATTCCGGATCGATATGGACCATTTTGACACGAAAAACTCTGCGGTAACTCGACGCCACATTTTACTACACGCTGAAAATGAATGTAAGCACTGATTATTACGTTATACTATCAAATCCGTGgatatttcttctctttatcgaGAAACACGGAGAAATCGGGGGATATTTCTTATGAGGTGAGCAATACAGACAAACCGTGAGCAGTATTATCCTTTTAAGAGATTAAAGCAATGTCTGAATTATAGCAATTACCGCGGATACGAGGCAGTGAGAGTAAAGTGCGGCCATTGCATTTATACTAATCNNNNNNNNNNNNNNNNNNNNNNNNNNNNNNNNNNNNNNNNNNNNNNNNNNNNNNNNNNNNNNNNNNNNNNNNNNNNNNNNNNNNNNNNNNNNNNNNNNNNNNNNNNNNNNNNNNNNNNNNNNNNNNNNNNNNNNNNNNNNNNNNNNNNNNNNNNNNNNNNNNNNNNNNNNNNNNNNNNNNNNNNNNNNNNNNNNNNNNNNNNNNNNNNNNNNNNNNNNNNNNNNNNNNNNNNNNNNNNNNNNNNNNNNNNNNNNNNNNNNNNNNNNNNNNNNNNNNNNNNNNNNNNNNNNNNNNNNNNNNNNNNNNNNNNNNNNNNNNNNNNNNNNNNNNNNNNNNNNNNACTaaacaataaccccccccccttctccccttacccGCAGGACAACACAAAAGCCACACGTTCGCCCACCgtcgcgcccccccccctcaccaccccccaccGCCAGCAGGATGGGGCGCCGCAGGATCCAGCGCTGCACCACGCCAGAGCTCAAGGACGTGCTCCTCGAGTCGTCAGGAGGAAGGTGGTTCCGGCCCGTCAACGGCTACGATGAGGTCTTCCCGGGAATCCTTCTCGGGGACGCGTGAGtgatgcttttcctttttttatgatggTTTGATTNNNNNNNNNNNNNNNNNNNNNNNNNNNNNNNNNNNNNNNNNNNNNNNNNNNNNNNNNNNNNNNNNNNNNNNNNNNNNNNNNNNNNNNNNNNNNNNNNNNNNNNNNNNNNNNNNNNNNNNNNNNNNNNNNNNNNNNNNNNNNNNNNNNNNNNNNNNNNNNNNNNNNNNNNNNNNNNNNNNNNNNNNNNNNNNNNNNNNNNNNNNNNNNNNNNNNNNNNNNNNNNNNNNNNNNNNNNTACTCCCTTTGTATTGCTACCATGCCTATACGTGAAATAAAAGTACAAAGATATCTTTCCTCagcaaaaacaaccaacaaacgATCACTTtacgagctcccccccccccccagcgacaCGGCCCTCTCGACCAACCTCCTGAAGGACATCGGAGTGACCCACGTCCTGAACGCCGCCCAGGGCCACAACAACGAGGTCTACCGCGGCTACGTCAGCACCACCGCCAACTACTACAAGAAGAAGGGCATCTTCTACCTGGGCATCCCCGCCATGGACATGCCCGGCTTCTACCTCAAGCCTTACTTCAGGGAGGCCGCGGACTTCATCCAACACGCGCTGCAACAAGGAGGTGAGGCTGGACGCGGGTCCNNNNNNNNNNNNNNNNNNNNNNNNNNNNNNNNNNNNNNNNNNNNNNNNNNNNNNNNNNNNNNNNNNNNNNNNNNNNNNNNNNNNNNNNNNNNNNNNNNNNNNNNNNNNNNNNNNNNNTAAATATCCAAATCTaagtattatatatctttctNNNNNNNNNNNNNNNNNNNNNNNNNNNNNNNNNNNNNNNNNNNNNNNNNNNNNNNNNNNNNNNNNNNNNNNNNNNNACCTCCCTACCGAATCATCCNNNNNNNNNNNNNNNNNNNNNNNNNNNNNNNNNNNNNNNNNNNNNNNNNNNNNNNNNNNNNNNNNNNNNNNNNNNNNNNNNNNNNNNNNNNNNNNNNNNNNNNNNNNNNNNNNNNNNNNNNNNNNNNNNNNNNNNNNNNNNNNNNNNNNNNNNNNNNNNNNNNNNNNNNNNNNNNNNNNNNNNNNNNNNNNNNNNNNNNNNNNNNNNNNNNNNNNNNNNNNNNNNNNNNNNNNNNNNNNNNNNNNNNNNNNNNNNNNNNNNNNNNNNNNNNNNNNNNNNNNNNNNNNNNNNNNNNNNNNNNNNNNNNNNNNNNNNNNNNNNNNNNNNNNNNTGACGTGTCATTCCCCTGGCCTTTTTTCACAAACATTTTATGGCCAAACACATTAATGCAACGACTTCGTGTCTGTGTCACCCACAGGGAAGGTTCTGGTGCACTGCCAGTGCGGAATCTCGCGGTCAGCCTCTCTCGTCGCCGGCTTCCTGATGCTCCGACGTGGTATGAATGTCCAGACCGCCCTCGCCACCATCAGGTCTGTGCTCACTTGCCGCCCTGTTCCTGCACTTTCCTTCTTTGATGTTATATTCATGATCCGGACTCAGTTTCACTTGTTGTCTTGCACTGTCTGTCCACGATGAGTCTAAATCTTTATTTCCATGCTTGTGTTACGTTCCGTTAGTGTAAAGTTATACTGtgatttttagttttgttgttatgTTCAGTTTTATTTACGCAGTTGTTTTGTTTACGGTGATATTTTGTTCACTAGCTGCTATAGAAGTTTAGTGTTCAAAGTTGCTTCTGTGTCCATTTGCATCCTCGCTTACACGTTGTCCTGTGGTCCCCTTCCAGCAAGAAGAGGAGCATCTTCCCCAACCAGGGCTTCCTGAGTCAGCTGTGCGACCTGGACTACGAGCTGCGCCGTAGCGGAGAGATCCCCGACTCGGACCTGCCAGACCGCCGCGGGTCTTTGCCTTACCGCGAGACGTCGCCCTTCCGTAACCCGTCGGCGTACCCTCGGTTTACGTTAGTGCCTTACAGGACCTTCGAGACGTACTCCGACACCAAGACGTACGTGCCCCCGCGAAGGTCCTCCTCCGTCGACCGGTACGAGGCTCCCACCAAGCCTTTCGCCCATAACCCGCTCGTGGATTCCAAGACCTACGGCCGCACGAGGTCCTCCGTGAGCCCCGTCCGCTACACGCGCAGCCCCTCCGTGTCCTACACGAAGTCCTTcatcgacgacgacgacgaggagccCATCAACACGAAGGTGTTTGATACGTACAAGCGATACGTCAGGTCATCCACGACACCGCTGCCGTCCTCGGTCTACAGGGAGAGGCTGGCCCGCATCCTGGACTACTACGTGCCGCCCAGGAACATCCTCTACGACACTACGCCAACGCCGTATTCCTATTCAATTGAGACGTATTACCCCGACAGGACCTACCAGTATATCAACAACCTCAATAAGTACTACGACACCTATAGGTACATGAGGGAGCCGAGCCCCGTCAGAGCCTACTCGCCCGTGCCCGAGCGCCGCACCTACAACATGGTGCCTCTCAGGGGCTACCACTCGGGTACGACCTACGTGTCAACCTATCCTTATACAGAGAAATACTTCCCGACCATCTGCAAGTATCCAGCCACAGCGCGGGCTCTAAACACAGCCACGCTCTCCACCTTCGCGACTCTCAGGGCGTAATACTCTAGGCCCTGGGACGCTAATACTTAACAATGCTATTAAAATTAATGTTCATGTTTCAGCTTCATTGTTTTAACATTTGACGTCCTGCCGCGACGTTTGATGTTCAGGCATCAGCATTTGGTCTTTTTAAGAGTCTACCCAAATCTACCATTACATAGATATGTTCACTGTCCTAGAGTATACCGTGTAGGATACGATTTAGAGTTCCCTAAATAGTTTTCTGTGAGGAGACTGTGGTCTGCCAGATGCTTGGAGCTGTGTGGGTGTTGCTGATGTGAATAACTTTAAATGTGCAGTATAGAAACTGTGTCATATTCATGTGATGTCGCATTCATCTTTTTAAAGCTACAGAACGACCGATGTTCGTGTCTACACATTACTAATACTCATACCAAGCTGTGTCATGTTTGTCACTATcagtgtaaaaaaacaaaacagtctaGTGTTTAGACAATGTACATATCGACAATGCGTTACTTGTATAATCAATAGGTAAGGTCGAAGGTGTTGCTGCAAACCTAACTGAATACCGTCTTGCCAAGCTGCGCCGTTCAGAGTGTCAAAATAACTCAAAATGAACTTGCTTGTGGCTCAATATCGGCTTGCTGTTATGAGGAATCAGACGACCACGTTGAGGTCGTCTTAAAGgcaggaagaggtggt
This window contains:
- the LOC119593510 gene encoding uncharacterized protein LOC119593510, producing MGRRRIQRCTTPELKDVLLESSGGRWFRPVNGYDEVFPGILLGDADTALSTNLLKDIGVTHVLNAAQGHNNEVYRGYVSTTANYYKKKGIFYLGIPAMDMPGFYLKPYFREAADFIQHALQQGGKVLVHCQCGISRSASLVAGFLMLRRGMNVQTALATISKKRSIFPNQGFLSQLCDLDYELRRSGEIPDSDLPDRRGSLPYRETSPFRNPSAYPRFTLVPYRTFETYSDTKTYVPPRRSSSVDRYEAPTKPFAHNPLVDSKTYGRTRSSVSPVRYTRSPSVSYTKSFIDDDDEEPINTKVFDTYKRYVRSSTTPLPSSVYRERLARILDYYVPPRNILYDTTPTPYSYSIETYYPDRTYQYINNLNKYYDTYRYMREPSPVRAYSPVPERRTYNMVPLRGYHSGTTYVSTYPYTEKYFPTICKYPATARALNTATLSTFATLRA